A DNA window from Brassica napus cultivar Da-Ae chromosome C1, Da-Ae, whole genome shotgun sequence contains the following coding sequences:
- the LOC106373724 gene encoding putative G-type lectin S-receptor-like serine/threonine-protein kinase At1g61610, whose protein sequence is MAELKRNLTLVSTLLILLQLCSIVSCTTSTSITRNNTIRDGDTLISEDEVFELGFFSPKDSTLRYVGIWYKNIEPQTIVWVANRERPLSDHNGTLKLADDGNLVVVDGQNNTVWSTNVPPKLNNTVAVLLETGDLVLSSDSDRDTRFWESFNNPTDTFLPGMRVRVNPTSGENRAFTPWMSETDPSPGRYSLGIDPIGPPEIVIWEGETRKWRSGPWDSVIFTGIPDMSRVTNYIYGFKLSSPPERDGSVYFTYVPSDSSDLLRFQITLDGVIEQFRWNKDGKNWTLLLLKPSTECEKYNRCGNYSVCDESKEFGSGKCSCIDGFEPVNQNLWDDGDFSGGCKRRVPLNCSQSLREDEFMELRGMKLPDFGSFVSLRSSETCKDVCVRDCLCNAYAFVRGIGCMIWTRDLIDMERFQHGGQSINIRLAESELGGKENSKLWIIILSVIGAFLLVLCIWILWKFKKRVKAILWRNKHLPVFEENKDYSVKSSSSTSQVLVGGLVDTPDFPIFSFNSVALATGNFAEENKLGQGGFGTVYKGNFPGDTEIAVKRLSGKSKQGLEEFKNEILLIAKLQHRNLVRLVGCCIENNEKILLYEYMPNKSLDSFLFDEGKRGSLDWKKRWDIIGGIARGLLYLHRDSRLKIIHRDLKASNILLDKEMNPKISDFGMARIFNYRQDQANTIRVVGTYGYMAPEYAMEGMFSDKSDVYSFGVLILEIVSGSKNFSFRGSEHGSLIGYAWNLWSQGKTKELIDPTVKDTQDVNEAMRCVHVGMLCTQDSVIYRPNIGSVLLMLESRMSNLPRPRQPTFHSFLNSGEIVEGQDVPTVNDITLTTVVGR, encoded by the exons ATGGCAGAGTTGAAAAGAAACCTTACTTTGGTCTCGACCCTTTTGATTTTGCTTCAACTATGCAGCATCGTATCTTGCACCACAAGCACCTCAATCACCAGAAACAACACGATACGAGACGGAGACACACTGATCAGCGAGGACGAAGTTTTCGAGCTCGGATTCTTCAGCCCGAAAGATTCAACCTTAAGGTATGTCGGAATCTGGTACAAGAACATCGAACCTCAAACAATTGTCTGGGTAGCAAACCGAGAGAGGCCATTGTCTGATCACAACGGAACTCTGAAGCTTGCAGATGACGGGAACTTGGTGGTCGTAGATGGACAAAACAACACCGTTTGGTCCACAAACGTGCCGCCCAAGTTGAACAATACCGTTGCTGTTCTATTGGAAACAGGGGATCTGGTTCTGTCTTCAGATTCAGACAGGGACACTAGGTTTTGGGAGAGCTTTAACAACCCAACTGATACTTTCTTGCCCGGTATGAGGGTTAGGGTGAACCCAACAAGCGGAGAGAATCGCGCTTTTACACCATGGATGTCCGAAACTGATCCTTCACCAGGAAGGTATTCGTTAGGGATTGATCCTATTGGACCACCAGAGATTGTGATTTGGGAAGGAGAAACGAGGAAATGGCGAAGCGGTCCGTGGGATTCGGTTATCTTTACCGGTATACCGGACATGTCCCGTGTCACAAACTATATTTACGGGTTTAAGCTTTCTTCTCCTCCTGAAAGAGATGGTAGCGTGTACTTCACGTATGTTCCGTCAGATAGCTCTGACTTGCTAAGGTTTCAGATTACGCTTGATGGTGTAATAGAGCAGTTCAGATGGAACAAAGATGGCAAGAACTGGACTTTGCTTCTGTTGAAACCGAGCACGGAATGTGAGAAGTATAACCGTTGCGGTAATTACAGCGTATGTGACGAGAGCAAAGAGTTTGGTTCCGGTAAATGTAGTTGCATCGATGGGTTTGAGCCGGTGAATCAGAATCTGTGGGACGATGGAGATTTCTCGGGTGGCTGCAAAAGAAGAGTGCCATTGAACTGTAGCCAGAGTCTGAGAGAAGACGAGTTCATGGAACTTAGGGGAATGAAGTTGCCTGATTTTGGATCATTTGTCTCCCTTAGAAGCTCAGAGACTTGTAAAGATGTATGCGTCAGGGATTGCTTGTGTAATGCTTATGCGTTTGTTAGAGGGATCGGATGCATGATTTGGACTAGAGATTTGATAGATATGGAGCGTTTTCAGCATGGTGGACAGTCTATTAACATCCGGCTAGCGGAATCTGAACTAG GTGGGAAGGAAAACTCAAAGCTATGGATCATTATTTTAAGTGTTATAGGAGCCTTCTTGCTCGTATTATGCATTTGGATCTTGTGGAAGTTCAAGAAAAGAGTTAAAG CTATATTGTGGAGGAATAAACACCTTCCAGTTTTCGAAGAGAACAAAGACTACTCGGTGAAGTCCTCAAGCTCGACGAGCCAAGTTCTGGTAGGGGGTCTAGTTGACACACCAGATTTTCCCATTTTCAGTTTCAACAGCGTTGCCTTAGCAACAGGAAATTTCGCTGAAGAAAACAAGCTTGGACAGGGCGGATTTGGTACTGTATATAAG GGAAACTTTCCAGGGGACACAGAGATCGCGGTGAAGAGATTATCAGGGAAATCCAAGCAAGGGCTAGAGGAATTCAAGAACGAGATCTTACTGATTGCAAAACTCCAGCATCGAAATCTTGTTAGATTAGTAGGATGTTGCATTGAAAACAATGAGAAAATACTTCTCTATGAATACATGCCAAATAAGAGCTTGGACAGTTTCCTTTTCG ATGAGGGTAAACGAGGAAGTTTAGACTGGAAGAAACGATGGGATATCATTGGAGGAATCGCGAGGGGATTGCTTTACTTGCATAGAGACTCAAGACTAAAAATCATTCACCGTGACCTAAAAGCTAGCAATATCTTGCTTGACAAGGAAATGAATCCGAAGATTTCGGATTTTGGTATGGCTCGGATCTTCAACTACCGACAAGATCAGGCCAACACGATCCGAGTTGTCGGCACATA TGGTTATATGGCTCCGGAGTATGCAATGGAAGGGATGTTCTCAGACAAATCTGATGTGTATAGCTTTGGAGTGCTGATACTGGAGATTGTAAGTGGAAGCAAGAACTTTAGCTTTCGAGGGTCTGAACATGGAAGTCTCATCGGCTAT GCCTGGAATTTATGGAGCCAAGGAAAGACCAAAGAGCTAATAGATCCAACGGTGAAGGACACTCAAGACGTGAACGAAGCAATGAGATGCGTCCACGTGGGGATGTTGTGTACACAAGACTCGGTAATATACAGACCAAACATAGGTTCGGTTTTATTGATGTTGGAGAGTCGAATGAGTAACCTTCCGCGACCGAGACAGCCTACCTTCCACTCGTTCTTGAACTCCGGCGAGATCGTGGAAGGTCAGGATGTTCCTACGGTTAACGATATTACTTTAACCACTGTTGTTGGTAGATAA